Proteins from a genomic interval of Chroococcidiopsis thermalis PCC 7203:
- a CDS encoding M48 family metallopeptidase, with the protein MSNIPRSHRPWFYPLITSSVAIGVVVVAPQSAPAAPLWELLLRGAQVYQLYNVSDKEEVQLGKQINQQLIGEQFQLYNNARVNNYIDRIGQRLAKNSTRPDIPYAFQVVKDDSINAFATAGGYVYVTTGLLKAADNEAQLAGVLAHEIGHITERHLIEQMRETAIARGLASAAGLDESTAVQLGVELALRRPNSRSDEFQADARGVQTLGKAGYAQVAMINFLEKLRSQRSVPTFLSTHPATGDRIARLEKIIDSQQANRGQGLNESYYQAQTQPLN; encoded by the coding sequence ATGTCTAACATTCCTCGTTCCCATCGCCCTTGGTTTTATCCGTTAATTACGTCTTCAGTCGCAATTGGCGTAGTTGTTGTTGCGCCTCAAAGCGCGCCAGCTGCTCCTTTGTGGGAATTACTGCTTCGCGGCGCTCAAGTGTATCAACTTTACAATGTTTCCGATAAAGAGGAAGTTCAACTAGGCAAGCAGATTAACCAACAGCTAATTGGCGAACAGTTTCAACTTTATAATAATGCGCGGGTCAACAATTATATCGATCGCATCGGTCAGCGGTTGGCAAAAAACAGCACTCGCCCTGACATTCCCTATGCATTTCAAGTTGTCAAGGATGACAGTATCAATGCCTTTGCGACTGCTGGCGGTTACGTTTACGTCACCACAGGCTTGCTCAAAGCCGCAGATAACGAAGCCCAACTAGCGGGTGTATTGGCACACGAAATCGGTCACATTACCGAACGTCATTTAATCGAACAGATGCGAGAAACTGCGATCGCGCGTGGATTGGCTTCTGCTGCTGGACTAGATGAAAGTACGGCGGTGCAATTAGGTGTAGAACTGGCTTTGCGCCGTCCCAACAGTCGCTCAGATGAGTTCCAAGCTGACGCAAGAGGCGTTCAGACTTTAGGAAAAGCTGGTTACGCTCAAGTGGCGATGATTAACTTTCTCGAAAAATTACGCAGCCAGCGATCGGTTCCCACATTTTTGAGTACTCACCCAGCAACAGGCGATCGCATTGCCAGACTGGAAAAAATTATCGATTCCCAACAAGCAAATCGCGGTCAAGGTTTAAATGAATCTTACTATCAAGCACAAACCCAACCCTTGAACTAG
- a CDS encoding DUF6653 family protein, whose protein sequence is MTLERKIAAAFNMSEDAWARHANPWSVWTRVTTALPLFILAVWSRVWLGWLSLIPVAIAVVWIWLNPRIFPKPRSTNNWASKGVFGERVWLNRDKIPVPQHHRHVPNILTSVSALGMVFAIWGLVVLHIWSTLLGTALIYLGKLWFVDRMVWLYQDMKDANPEYQSWLY, encoded by the coding sequence ATGACTCTGGAAAGAAAAATTGCCGCAGCCTTTAACATGAGCGAAGACGCTTGGGCGCGTCATGCTAACCCTTGGAGTGTATGGACGCGGGTGACTACTGCACTACCACTTTTCATCTTGGCAGTTTGGAGTCGCGTTTGGCTGGGTTGGTTGTCGCTGATTCCGGTTGCCATAGCAGTTGTTTGGATCTGGTTAAATCCACGCATCTTTCCCAAACCGCGCTCAACTAATAATTGGGCTTCAAAAGGAGTTTTTGGCGAACGAGTCTGGTTGAACCGCGATAAAATTCCCGTACCACAGCATCATCGTCACGTACCCAACATTCTCACTAGTGTTTCTGCCTTGGGTATGGTTTTTGCAATCTGGGGTTTGGTTGTTCTCCATATTTGGTCTACTCTATTGGGAACTGCCCTGATTTACCTCGGTAAACTATGGTTTGTCGATCGCATGGTTTGGCTGTACCAAGACATGAAAGATGCAAATCCAGAGTATCAGAGCTGGTTGTATTGA
- a CDS encoding sterol desaturase family protein, producing the protein MSYIPIVTAGVFLLLLLLERIDPLRQAKNWWIGRLAINFCVTALAFGVNATMVQPAASFMLQWTQHQTFGLIHLVELPVWVQGAIAFLLMDLTFYYWHRATHRFPLLWRFHNVHHIDPDLDVSTGFRFHFIEIAFSTGFRVLQVALIGVSAGVYAIYELVFQVNTLFHHSNVKLPLWLERWLNLVLVTPRMHGIHHSQVQQETNSNYSVVFPWWDRLHRTLRLNIPHSEITIGIPAYSDSQDNKIQHLFLMPFQQQRDYWHSADGTTVERNPAVLGEDMTRMVDNEDISVQQRDRACKLQLKSQR; encoded by the coding sequence ATGTCTTACATTCCAATCGTGACAGCCGGAGTATTTTTATTGCTTTTGCTGTTAGAAAGAATCGACCCCCTGCGCCAAGCTAAAAACTGGTGGATAGGACGCTTAGCCATCAACTTCTGCGTGACTGCCCTAGCCTTTGGCGTAAATGCAACTATGGTGCAACCTGCTGCCTCATTCATGTTGCAGTGGACGCAGCATCAGACTTTTGGACTAATTCATCTTGTGGAACTACCTGTATGGGTGCAAGGGGCGATCGCTTTTTTACTGATGGATTTAACTTTCTACTATTGGCATCGCGCTACCCATAGATTTCCCTTGCTGTGGCGGTTTCACAACGTCCACCATATCGATCCAGATTTGGATGTTTCCACGGGATTTCGCTTTCACTTTATCGAAATTGCTTTCTCTACTGGATTTCGGGTGCTTCAAGTTGCTTTGATTGGAGTATCTGCTGGAGTTTATGCGATCTACGAGTTGGTCTTCCAAGTTAATACACTCTTTCACCACAGCAATGTTAAGTTACCCCTATGGTTGGAACGCTGGCTGAACTTGGTATTAGTGACACCGCGAATGCACGGCATCCATCACTCTCAGGTACAGCAGGAAACCAACTCTAACTATTCTGTTGTTTTTCCTTGGTGGGATAGATTGCATCGCACCTTGCGCTTGAACATACCACACTCAGAAATTACCATTGGTATTCCCGCTTATTCTGACTCCCAGGACAACAAAATACAGCATCTCTTCCTGATGCCCTTCCAGCAGCAGCGCGACTACTGGCACAGTGCAGATGGAACCACTGTAGAGCGTAATCCAGCCGTTTTGGGAGAAGATATGACTCGGATGGTGGATAACGAGGATATATCCGTGCAACAGCGCGATCGCGCTTGTAAATTACAGCTAAAATCCCAAAGGTAG